A genome region from Amblyraja radiata isolate CabotCenter1 chromosome 2, sAmbRad1.1.pri, whole genome shotgun sequence includes the following:
- the sri gene encoding sorcin has protein sequence MAYPGYGAQFSQYGGAPGGPGGAGFPGAGGQGYPGAGGGGYAAFASQQQDPLYGYFAAVAGQDGHIDAEELQRCLSQSGISGNYKPFSMETCRLMLSMLDRDMSGTMGFAEFKELWTVLTNWRQNFASFDRDRSGTVEPQELQQAITAMGYRLSPQCLNGIIKRYSTHGKISFDDYVACCVRLRALTDAFRRRDAAQQGVANIAYDDFILCTMCI, from the exons CAATTTTCTCAGTACGGAGGTGCACCAGGAGGTCCCGGTGGTGCAGGTTTTCCTGGAGCTGGCGGTCAGGGATATCCCGGAGCTGGAGGTGGAGGTTACGCAGCATTTGCAAGCCAACAGCAGGATCCACTCTATGGATACTTTGCCGCAGTGGCTGGTCAG gATGGTCACATAGATGCTGAAGAACTTCAGAGATGTCTTTCTCAATCTGGCATCAGTGGCAACTACAAAC cATTCAGCATGGAGACCTGCAGGCTAATGCTTTCCATGTTAGAT CGAGACATGTCTGGCACTATGGGGTTTGCAGAGTTCAAAGAGCTGTGGACAGTGCTGACTAACTGGCGGCAGAATTTTGCTTCTTTTGACAGGGACAGGAGTGGAACAGTGGAGCCCCAGGAGTTACAGCAAGCTATTACTGCCATGG GCTACAGATTATCTCCGCAATGTTTGAATGGAATTATAAAGAGATATAGCACCCATGGGAAAATCTCATTTGATGACTATGTGGCCTGTTGTGTGAGACTCAGGGCTCTGACTG ATGCCTTCAGAAGAAGAGATGCTGCTCAGCAAGGTGTTGCTAATATTGCCTATGATGAT TTCATTTTGTGCACCATGTGTATTTAA